One part of the Eptesicus fuscus isolate TK198812 chromosome 2, DD_ASM_mEF_20220401, whole genome shotgun sequence genome encodes these proteins:
- the PRPF39 gene encoding pre-mRNA-processing factor 39 isoform X3: MQGLLRFEDQDSARGDQNIAMFYPTSTQMVYRRGLQAIPLSVDLWIHYINFLKETLDPGDSETNSTIRGTFEHAVLAAGTDFRSDRLWEMYINWENEQGNLREVTAIYDRILGIPTQLYSHHFQRFKEHVQNNLPRDLLTGEQFIQLRRELASVNGHSGDDGPPGDDLPSGIEDITDPAKLITEIENMRHRIIEIHQEMFNYNEHEVSKRWTFEEGIKRPYFHVKPLEKAQLKNWKEYLEFEIENGTHERVVVLFERCVISCALYEEFWIKYAKYMENHSIEGVRHVFSRACTIHLPKKPVVHMLWAAFEEQQGNINEARNILRTFEECVLGLAMVRLRRVSLERRHGNMEEAEHLLQDAIKNAKSNNESSFYAIKLARHLFKIQKNLAKSKKVLLEAIERDKENTKLYLNLLEMEYSGDLKQNEENILNCFDKAIHGSLPVKMRITFSQRKVEFLEDFGSDVNKLLNAYDEHQTLLKEQDSLKRKAENGSEEPEEKKAHTEDTTSSSTQLIDGDLQANQAAYNYSAWYQYNYQNPWNYGQYYPPPPT, translated from the exons ATGCAGGGACTGCTGCGCTTTGAAGATCAAGACTCTGCACGTGGGGATCAGAACATTGCCATGTTCTATCCAACCTCCACCCAAATG GTGTATCGACGGGGGCTTCAGGCAATACCTCTTAGTGTTGACCTTTGGATACATTATATAAACTTCTTAAAAGAAACATTGGATCCTGGGGATTCTGAGACAAACAGTACAATAAGAGG AACATTTGAGCACGCTGTTCTAGCTGCAGGAACAGATTTCCGATCTGACAGACTGTGGGAAATGTATATAAACTGGGAGAATGAACAGGGAAACCTAAGAGAAGTTACAGCTATATATGATCGTATTCTTGGTATTCCAACACAGCTATATAGTCATCATTTTCAGAG ATTTAAAGAGCATGTACAGAATAACTTGCCTAGAGATCTTCTAACTGGTGAACAGTTTATTCAGCTGCGAAGGGAATTAGCTTCTGTAAATGGGCACAGTGGTGATGATGGTCCTCCTGGTGATGATCTGCCGTCGGGAATTGAAGACATAACTGATCCAGCAAAG cTAATTACTGAAATAGAAAACATGAGGCATAGAATCATTGAAATTCATCAAGAAATGTTTAATTATAATGAGCATGAAGTTAGTAAAAGGTGGACATTTGAAGAAGGT ATTAAAAGACCTTATTTTCATGTGAAACCATTGGAAAAGGCACAACTAAAAAACTGGAAAGAATACCTAGAATTTGAAATTGAAAATGGGACTCATGAACGAGTTGTGGTTCTCTTTGAAAGATGTGTCATATCATGTGCCCTCTATGAGGAGTTTTGGATTAAG TATGCCAAGTACATGGAAAACCATAGCATTGAAGGAGTGAGGCATGTCTTCAGCAGAGCTTGCACTATTCATCTCCCAAAGAAACCTGTGGTGCATATGCTTTGGGCAGCTTTTGAGGAACAGCAGG GTAATATTAATGAAGCCAGGAATATCTTGAGAACATTTGAAGAATGTGTTCTAGGATTGGCAATGGTTCGTTTGAGAAGAGTAAGTTTAGAACGACGACATGGAAATATGGAAGAAGCTGAACATTTGCTTCAAGATGCTATTAAGAATGCCAAGTCGAATAATGAATCATCGTTTTATGCTATTAAACTAGCCCGAcatcttttcaaaatacaaaaaaacttgGCAAAATCAAAAAAGGTGCTTTTGGAAGCAATTGAAAGAGACAAA GAGAACACAAAGTTATACCTCAATTTGCTTGAAATGGAATATAGTGGTGACctcaaacaaaatgaagaaaatatcctAAATTGTTTTGACAAAGCTATACATGGTTCATTACCTGTTAAAATGAGAATTACATTTTCTCAAAGAAAAGTGGAATTTCTTGAAGATTTTGGTTCAGATGTTAATAA GCTTCTGAATGCTTATGATGAGCATCAAACACTCCTAAAAGAACAGGATTCTTTGAAAAGGAAAGCAGAAAATGG ATCAGAAGAACCAGaggaaaaaaaagcacacacagaaGATACAACTTCATCCTCTACGCAGTTGATTGATGGTGATTTACAAGCAAATCAAGCTGCATATAATTATAGTGCCTGGTATCAA TACAATTACCAGAATCCTTGGAATTATGGACAGTATTATCCTCCCCCTCCAACTTga
- the PRPF39 gene encoding pre-mRNA-processing factor 39 isoform X4 has translation MQNSHMDEYRNSSNGSTGNSSEVVVEQSADFSTEIMNVTEMEQSPDGSPNVNATTEENEIANAVDLPVAETEANFPPEYEKFWKTVENNPQDFTGWVYLLQYVEQENHLMAARKAFDKFFIHYPYCYGYWKKYADLEKRHDNIKQSDEVYRRGLQAIPLSVDLWIHYINFLKETLDPGDSETNSTIRGTFEHAVLAAGTDFRSDRLWEMYINWENEQGNLREVTAIYDRILGIPTQLYSHHFQRFKEHVQNNLPRDLLTGEQFIQLRRELASVNGHSGDDGPPGDDLPSGIEDITDPAKLITEIENMRHRIIEIHQEMFNYNEHEVSKRWTFEEGIKRPYFHVKPLEKAQLKNWKEYLEFEIENGTHERVVVLFERCVISCALYEEFWIKENTKLYLNLLEMEYSGDLKQNEENILNCFDKAIHGSLPVKMRITFSQRKVEFLEDFGSDVNKLLNAYDEHQTLLKEQDSLKRKAENGSEEPEEKKAHTEDTTSSSTQLIDGDLQANQAAYNYSAWYQYNYQNPWNYGQYYPPPPT, from the exons ATGCAAAATTCTCACATGGATGAGTACAGAAATTCTAGTAATGGCAGCACAGGCAACAGTTCTGAGGTAGTGGTAGAACAGTCTGCTGATTTCAGTACTGAAATTATGAATGTTACGGAAATGGAACAGTCACCTGATGGATCTCCTAATGTGAATGCAActacagaagaaaatgaaatagccAATGCTGTGGACCTTCCAGTGGCAGAAACGGAAGCAAATTTCCCTCCAGAATATGAAAAGTTTTGGAAAACTGTAGAAAATAATCCTCAGGATTTTACAGGCTGGGTATATTTGCTTCAGTATGTAGAACAGGAG aaTCACTTGATGGCTGCCaggaaagcatttgacaaattttTCATACACTATCCGTATTGCTATGGTTACTGGAAAAAGTATGCAGACCTTGAAAAGCGGCATGACAACATTAAACAATCAGATGAG GTGTATCGACGGGGGCTTCAGGCAATACCTCTTAGTGTTGACCTTTGGATACATTATATAAACTTCTTAAAAGAAACATTGGATCCTGGGGATTCTGAGACAAACAGTACAATAAGAGG AACATTTGAGCACGCTGTTCTAGCTGCAGGAACAGATTTCCGATCTGACAGACTGTGGGAAATGTATATAAACTGGGAGAATGAACAGGGAAACCTAAGAGAAGTTACAGCTATATATGATCGTATTCTTGGTATTCCAACACAGCTATATAGTCATCATTTTCAGAG ATTTAAAGAGCATGTACAGAATAACTTGCCTAGAGATCTTCTAACTGGTGAACAGTTTATTCAGCTGCGAAGGGAATTAGCTTCTGTAAATGGGCACAGTGGTGATGATGGTCCTCCTGGTGATGATCTGCCGTCGGGAATTGAAGACATAACTGATCCAGCAAAG cTAATTACTGAAATAGAAAACATGAGGCATAGAATCATTGAAATTCATCAAGAAATGTTTAATTATAATGAGCATGAAGTTAGTAAAAGGTGGACATTTGAAGAAGGT ATTAAAAGACCTTATTTTCATGTGAAACCATTGGAAAAGGCACAACTAAAAAACTGGAAAGAATACCTAGAATTTGAAATTGAAAATGGGACTCATGAACGAGTTGTGGTTCTCTTTGAAAGATGTGTCATATCATGTGCCCTCTATGAGGAGTTTTGGATTAAG GAGAACACAAAGTTATACCTCAATTTGCTTGAAATGGAATATAGTGGTGACctcaaacaaaatgaagaaaatatcctAAATTGTTTTGACAAAGCTATACATGGTTCATTACCTGTTAAAATGAGAATTACATTTTCTCAAAGAAAAGTGGAATTTCTTGAAGATTTTGGTTCAGATGTTAATAA GCTTCTGAATGCTTATGATGAGCATCAAACACTCCTAAAAGAACAGGATTCTTTGAAAAGGAAAGCAGAAAATGG ATCAGAAGAACCAGaggaaaaaaaagcacacacagaaGATACAACTTCATCCTCTACGCAGTTGATTGATGGTGATTTACAAGCAAATCAAGCTGCATATAATTATAGTGCCTGGTATCAA TACAATTACCAGAATCCTTGGAATTATGGACAGTATTATCCTCCCCCTCCAACTTga
- the PRPF39 gene encoding pre-mRNA-processing factor 39 isoform X2, producing the protein MQNSHMDEYRNSSNGSTGNSSEVVVEQSADFSTEIMNVTEMEQSPDGSPNVNATTEENEIANAVDLPVAETEANFPPEYEKFWKTVENNPQDFTGWVYLLQYVEQENHLMAARKAFDKFFIHYPYCYGYWKKYADLEKRHDNIKQSDEVYRRGLQAIPLSVDLWIHYINFLKETLDPGDSETNSTIRGTFEHAVLAAGTDFRSDRLWEMYINWENEQGNLREVTAIYDRILGIPTQLYSHHFQRFKEHVQNNLPRDLLTGEQFIQLRRELASVNGHSGDDGPPGDDLPSGIEDITDPAKIKRPYFHVKPLEKAQLKNWKEYLEFEIENGTHERVVVLFERCVISCALYEEFWIKYAKYMENHSIEGVRHVFSRACTIHLPKKPVVHMLWAAFEEQQGNINEARNILRTFEECVLGLAMVRLRRVSLERRHGNMEEAEHLLQDAIKNAKSNNESSFYAIKLARHLFKIQKNLAKSKKVLLEAIERDKENTKLYLNLLEMEYSGDLKQNEENILNCFDKAIHGSLPVKMRITFSQRKVEFLEDFGSDVNKLLNAYDEHQTLLKEQDSLKRKAENGSEEPEEKKAHTEDTTSSSTQLIDGDLQANQAAYNYSAWYQYNYQNPWNYGQYYPPPPT; encoded by the exons ATGCAAAATTCTCACATGGATGAGTACAGAAATTCTAGTAATGGCAGCACAGGCAACAGTTCTGAGGTAGTGGTAGAACAGTCTGCTGATTTCAGTACTGAAATTATGAATGTTACGGAAATGGAACAGTCACCTGATGGATCTCCTAATGTGAATGCAActacagaagaaaatgaaatagccAATGCTGTGGACCTTCCAGTGGCAGAAACGGAAGCAAATTTCCCTCCAGAATATGAAAAGTTTTGGAAAACTGTAGAAAATAATCCTCAGGATTTTACAGGCTGGGTATATTTGCTTCAGTATGTAGAACAGGAG aaTCACTTGATGGCTGCCaggaaagcatttgacaaattttTCATACACTATCCGTATTGCTATGGTTACTGGAAAAAGTATGCAGACCTTGAAAAGCGGCATGACAACATTAAACAATCAGATGAG GTGTATCGACGGGGGCTTCAGGCAATACCTCTTAGTGTTGACCTTTGGATACATTATATAAACTTCTTAAAAGAAACATTGGATCCTGGGGATTCTGAGACAAACAGTACAATAAGAGG AACATTTGAGCACGCTGTTCTAGCTGCAGGAACAGATTTCCGATCTGACAGACTGTGGGAAATGTATATAAACTGGGAGAATGAACAGGGAAACCTAAGAGAAGTTACAGCTATATATGATCGTATTCTTGGTATTCCAACACAGCTATATAGTCATCATTTTCAGAG ATTTAAAGAGCATGTACAGAATAACTTGCCTAGAGATCTTCTAACTGGTGAACAGTTTATTCAGCTGCGAAGGGAATTAGCTTCTGTAAATGGGCACAGTGGTGATGATGGTCCTCCTGGTGATGATCTGCCGTCGGGAATTGAAGACATAACTGATCCAGCAAAG ATTAAAAGACCTTATTTTCATGTGAAACCATTGGAAAAGGCACAACTAAAAAACTGGAAAGAATACCTAGAATTTGAAATTGAAAATGGGACTCATGAACGAGTTGTGGTTCTCTTTGAAAGATGTGTCATATCATGTGCCCTCTATGAGGAGTTTTGGATTAAG TATGCCAAGTACATGGAAAACCATAGCATTGAAGGAGTGAGGCATGTCTTCAGCAGAGCTTGCACTATTCATCTCCCAAAGAAACCTGTGGTGCATATGCTTTGGGCAGCTTTTGAGGAACAGCAGG GTAATATTAATGAAGCCAGGAATATCTTGAGAACATTTGAAGAATGTGTTCTAGGATTGGCAATGGTTCGTTTGAGAAGAGTAAGTTTAGAACGACGACATGGAAATATGGAAGAAGCTGAACATTTGCTTCAAGATGCTATTAAGAATGCCAAGTCGAATAATGAATCATCGTTTTATGCTATTAAACTAGCCCGAcatcttttcaaaatacaaaaaaacttgGCAAAATCAAAAAAGGTGCTTTTGGAAGCAATTGAAAGAGACAAA GAGAACACAAAGTTATACCTCAATTTGCTTGAAATGGAATATAGTGGTGACctcaaacaaaatgaagaaaatatcctAAATTGTTTTGACAAAGCTATACATGGTTCATTACCTGTTAAAATGAGAATTACATTTTCTCAAAGAAAAGTGGAATTTCTTGAAGATTTTGGTTCAGATGTTAATAA GCTTCTGAATGCTTATGATGAGCATCAAACACTCCTAAAAGAACAGGATTCTTTGAAAAGGAAAGCAGAAAATGG ATCAGAAGAACCAGaggaaaaaaaagcacacacagaaGATACAACTTCATCCTCTACGCAGTTGATTGATGGTGATTTACAAGCAAATCAAGCTGCATATAATTATAGTGCCTGGTATCAA TACAATTACCAGAATCCTTGGAATTATGGACAGTATTATCCTCCCCCTCCAACTTga
- the PRPF39 gene encoding pre-mRNA-processing factor 39 isoform X1, producing the protein MQNSHMDEYRNSSNGSTGNSSEVVVEQSADFSTEIMNVTEMEQSPDGSPNVNATTEENEIANAVDLPVAETEANFPPEYEKFWKTVENNPQDFTGWVYLLQYVEQENHLMAARKAFDKFFIHYPYCYGYWKKYADLEKRHDNIKQSDEVYRRGLQAIPLSVDLWIHYINFLKETLDPGDSETNSTIRGTFEHAVLAAGTDFRSDRLWEMYINWENEQGNLREVTAIYDRILGIPTQLYSHHFQRFKEHVQNNLPRDLLTGEQFIQLRRELASVNGHSGDDGPPGDDLPSGIEDITDPAKLITEIENMRHRIIEIHQEMFNYNEHEVSKRWTFEEGIKRPYFHVKPLEKAQLKNWKEYLEFEIENGTHERVVVLFERCVISCALYEEFWIKYAKYMENHSIEGVRHVFSRACTIHLPKKPVVHMLWAAFEEQQGNINEARNILRTFEECVLGLAMVRLRRVSLERRHGNMEEAEHLLQDAIKNAKSNNESSFYAIKLARHLFKIQKNLAKSKKVLLEAIERDKENTKLYLNLLEMEYSGDLKQNEENILNCFDKAIHGSLPVKMRITFSQRKVEFLEDFGSDVNKLLNAYDEHQTLLKEQDSLKRKAENGSEEPEEKKAHTEDTTSSSTQLIDGDLQANQAAYNYSAWYQYNYQNPWNYGQYYPPPPT; encoded by the exons ATGCAAAATTCTCACATGGATGAGTACAGAAATTCTAGTAATGGCAGCACAGGCAACAGTTCTGAGGTAGTGGTAGAACAGTCTGCTGATTTCAGTACTGAAATTATGAATGTTACGGAAATGGAACAGTCACCTGATGGATCTCCTAATGTGAATGCAActacagaagaaaatgaaatagccAATGCTGTGGACCTTCCAGTGGCAGAAACGGAAGCAAATTTCCCTCCAGAATATGAAAAGTTTTGGAAAACTGTAGAAAATAATCCTCAGGATTTTACAGGCTGGGTATATTTGCTTCAGTATGTAGAACAGGAG aaTCACTTGATGGCTGCCaggaaagcatttgacaaattttTCATACACTATCCGTATTGCTATGGTTACTGGAAAAAGTATGCAGACCTTGAAAAGCGGCATGACAACATTAAACAATCAGATGAG GTGTATCGACGGGGGCTTCAGGCAATACCTCTTAGTGTTGACCTTTGGATACATTATATAAACTTCTTAAAAGAAACATTGGATCCTGGGGATTCTGAGACAAACAGTACAATAAGAGG AACATTTGAGCACGCTGTTCTAGCTGCAGGAACAGATTTCCGATCTGACAGACTGTGGGAAATGTATATAAACTGGGAGAATGAACAGGGAAACCTAAGAGAAGTTACAGCTATATATGATCGTATTCTTGGTATTCCAACACAGCTATATAGTCATCATTTTCAGAG ATTTAAAGAGCATGTACAGAATAACTTGCCTAGAGATCTTCTAACTGGTGAACAGTTTATTCAGCTGCGAAGGGAATTAGCTTCTGTAAATGGGCACAGTGGTGATGATGGTCCTCCTGGTGATGATCTGCCGTCGGGAATTGAAGACATAACTGATCCAGCAAAG cTAATTACTGAAATAGAAAACATGAGGCATAGAATCATTGAAATTCATCAAGAAATGTTTAATTATAATGAGCATGAAGTTAGTAAAAGGTGGACATTTGAAGAAGGT ATTAAAAGACCTTATTTTCATGTGAAACCATTGGAAAAGGCACAACTAAAAAACTGGAAAGAATACCTAGAATTTGAAATTGAAAATGGGACTCATGAACGAGTTGTGGTTCTCTTTGAAAGATGTGTCATATCATGTGCCCTCTATGAGGAGTTTTGGATTAAG TATGCCAAGTACATGGAAAACCATAGCATTGAAGGAGTGAGGCATGTCTTCAGCAGAGCTTGCACTATTCATCTCCCAAAGAAACCTGTGGTGCATATGCTTTGGGCAGCTTTTGAGGAACAGCAGG GTAATATTAATGAAGCCAGGAATATCTTGAGAACATTTGAAGAATGTGTTCTAGGATTGGCAATGGTTCGTTTGAGAAGAGTAAGTTTAGAACGACGACATGGAAATATGGAAGAAGCTGAACATTTGCTTCAAGATGCTATTAAGAATGCCAAGTCGAATAATGAATCATCGTTTTATGCTATTAAACTAGCCCGAcatcttttcaaaatacaaaaaaacttgGCAAAATCAAAAAAGGTGCTTTTGGAAGCAATTGAAAGAGACAAA GAGAACACAAAGTTATACCTCAATTTGCTTGAAATGGAATATAGTGGTGACctcaaacaaaatgaagaaaatatcctAAATTGTTTTGACAAAGCTATACATGGTTCATTACCTGTTAAAATGAGAATTACATTTTCTCAAAGAAAAGTGGAATTTCTTGAAGATTTTGGTTCAGATGTTAATAA GCTTCTGAATGCTTATGATGAGCATCAAACACTCCTAAAAGAACAGGATTCTTTGAAAAGGAAAGCAGAAAATGG ATCAGAAGAACCAGaggaaaaaaaagcacacacagaaGATACAACTTCATCCTCTACGCAGTTGATTGATGGTGATTTACAAGCAAATCAAGCTGCATATAATTATAGTGCCTGGTATCAA TACAATTACCAGAATCCTTGGAATTATGGACAGTATTATCCTCCCCCTCCAACTTga